A part of Solibacillus sp. FSL H8-0538 genomic DNA contains:
- a CDS encoding sensor domain-containing diguanylate cyclase, which translates to MDERLREAPCGFLTIDQNGYILEVNNTLLEWMGYKQENLIGKHFELLLTTGNKLVFHSYFYPNINLYGHVEELFINCKNQMGESVPYLMNARRFELDGIEIIDCVLVQMKRRIGYELELRSTKKQMEEAYLEKNLAFEKLEQIYLEIEKKQIELMEINSGLVEISNTDKLTGIPNRRFFQEKLEEQIELYYKEQNTFSLLIIDIDHFKKVNDTYGHQIGDIVLVKLANILKKQARPDDVAARFGGEEFVIILPNTDEDAAIFIAQKLNQEVERAEWTETGSLTVSVGVATFIEQDSEALIISKADQALYASKENGRNRATHYRELK; encoded by the coding sequence ATGGATGAACGATTAAGAGAGGCGCCTTGTGGGTTCCTAACAATTGACCAAAATGGCTATATTCTCGAGGTCAATAATACCTTGCTAGAATGGATGGGCTACAAGCAAGAGAATTTAATAGGAAAGCATTTTGAACTGTTATTGACGACGGGGAATAAGCTGGTTTTTCATTCTTATTTTTATCCTAATATTAATTTATATGGGCATGTCGAAGAGCTATTCATTAATTGTAAAAACCAAATGGGAGAGTCCGTTCCTTATTTGATGAATGCAAGACGATTTGAGCTGGATGGTATAGAAATAATTGACTGTGTTTTAGTTCAAATGAAGCGGCGAATTGGTTATGAGTTAGAATTACGTTCGACTAAAAAACAAATGGAAGAGGCCTATTTAGAAAAGAATCTAGCTTTTGAAAAACTAGAACAAATCTATCTTGAAATTGAAAAGAAACAGATTGAGCTGATGGAAATTAATTCAGGGTTAGTTGAAATATCGAATACAGATAAGCTCACGGGTATACCAAACAGAAGATTCTTCCAAGAAAAGCTAGAAGAGCAGATTGAATTGTACTATAAAGAACAAAATACGTTCTCTCTACTTATTATTGATATTGATCATTTCAAAAAAGTGAACGATACATATGGCCACCAAATTGGAGATATTGTCCTTGTGAAATTAGCAAACATTTTAAAAAAGCAAGCGCGACCGGATGATGTTGCGGCGCGATTTGGTGGTGAGGAATTCGTAATAATTCTGCCGAATACGGATGAGGATGCAGCCATATTTATTGCTCAGAAGTTAAATCAAGAGGTTGAAAGAGCGGAATGGACAGAAACAGGTAGTTTAACCGTGAGTGTGGGTGTAGCGACATTTATTGAACAGGATTCAGAAGCGTTAATTATAAGCAAGGCAGATCAAGCACTCTATGCTTCTAAGGAAAATGGTAGAAATCGCGCCACACATTATAGAGAGCTAAAATAA
- a CDS encoding alpha/beta fold hydrolase yields the protein MNDVMKRNNVKMMGQGEQTVIFAHGFGCDQSMWQYIAPKFAENYRVILFDYVGSGNSDITSYQSEKYSTLKGYMQDVLDIIEEMDLQHVLFIGHSISSMIGMLAAIERPDYFEKLIMIGPSPCYLNDTDGYVGGFELNDIKELLAMMEMNFAGWASYMAPFAMDQPKDSKLTQELENSFVSTNPRIAREFAEVTFFSDYRASVPLVKVPTLIIQCANDSIVPIEVGQYLNKHLQNSTLQTIDARGHYPHISQPLETTKIIIDYLSN from the coding sequence ATGAATGATGTGATGAAACGAAATAATGTAAAGATGATGGGCCAGGGAGAACAAACGGTTATTTTTGCACATGGATTTGGGTGTGATCAGAGCATGTGGCAATATATCGCTCCTAAATTTGCAGAGAACTATAGAGTTATTTTATTTGATTATGTAGGGTCAGGAAATTCAGATATCACTTCGTACCAATCTGAAAAATATAGTACGCTTAAAGGTTATATGCAGGATGTCCTTGATATAATCGAAGAAATGGATCTTCAACATGTACTATTCATAGGTCATTCTATTAGTTCGATGATTGGTATGCTAGCTGCGATTGAGCGACCGGATTACTTCGAAAAGTTAATTATGATTGGGCCATCGCCTTGTTATTTAAATGATACAGACGGTTATGTTGGTGGTTTTGAACTAAATGATATTAAAGAATTACTTGCTATGATGGAGATGAATTTTGCAGGATGGGCAAGCTATATGGCCCCATTTGCGATGGACCAACCTAAGGATTCTAAGTTAACGCAAGAACTAGAGAATAGTTTTGTCTCAACGAACCCGCGTATAGCAAGGGAATTTGCGGAGGTAACATTCTTTTCAGATTATCGTGCGAGTGTACCATTAGTAAAGGTACCTACACTAATTATTCAATGCGCGAATGATAGCATCGTTCCAATAGAAGTAGGACAATATTTAAATAAGCATTTACAAAATAGTACGCTTCAAACCATAGATGCAAGAGGGCATTATCCGCATATTAGTCAGCCTTTAGAAACAACTAAAATTATTATCGATTATCTTAGCAATTAA
- a CDS encoding nucleoside-diphosphate sugar epimerase — MLRLSWLISMSISLFGVMIIENFFTLSPEGQPGAGNLGAIGLALVMPFLLLSILTTYRFFLQVSRRSTDRMMGTIMLFFGFALIGVLVYYAIDYKNEAFAALGGNTNNPESTIYGYPLLNQYTNHIFINFYTFAVVHTTFALIGAIVGIFKPKKPPTLNEE; from the coding sequence ATGCTACGACTTAGTTGGCTCATTAGTATGAGCATTTCGCTTTTTGGCGTTATGATAATAGAAAACTTTTTCACGCTGAGCCCAGAAGGACAGCCTGGTGCTGGCAATCTCGGTGCAATTGGACTAGCGCTTGTGATGCCGTTTTTATTACTTAGTATATTGACGACGTACCGCTTTTTCCTGCAAGTTTCTCGTCGCTCAACCGACCGAATGATGGGTACTATAATGTTGTTTTTCGGATTTGCGTTAATCGGCGTGCTTGTATACTACGCGATTGATTATAAAAACGAGGCATTTGCTGCACTCGGTGGAAATACGAATAATCCGGAGTCCACAATTTACGGCTATCCGCTACTAAATCAATATACAAATCATATTTTCATTAATTTTTATACGTTTGCAGTAGTGCACACAACATTTGCCTTAATTGGGGCAATTGTTGGGATATTTAAGCCAAAAAAACCACCTACGCTAAATGAAGAATAA
- a CDS encoding hydrolase produces MLKKEETVLVLIDIQGKLAEIVDESAFVINNIANIVQGAKVLELPILWLEQYPKGLGHTVEEIAQYLEGEQPIEKITFSAYDNEEFVTKLEATGRKTVLIAGIETHICVYQTAAHLLDMGYEVEVLADCVTSRTAGNREVGIQKMLQLGANMTSVEMCLFEIQQIAKGDAFKAISKIIK; encoded by the coding sequence ATGCTTAAAAAAGAAGAAACAGTACTCGTATTAATTGATATTCAAGGGAAGCTTGCTGAAATTGTTGATGAAAGTGCTTTTGTTATTAATAATATTGCCAATATCGTTCAAGGTGCAAAGGTCCTCGAGCTACCGATTTTATGGCTAGAACAATACCCAAAAGGACTGGGACACACAGTAGAAGAAATCGCACAGTATTTAGAAGGCGAGCAGCCAATCGAAAAAATTACGTTCAGCGCGTATGATAATGAAGAATTTGTTACAAAGCTAGAAGCAACAGGCCGCAAAACAGTATTAATCGCCGGCATTGAAACGCATATTTGTGTATACCAAACAGCAGCACATTTACTTGACATGGGCTACGAGGTGGAAGTATTAGCAGACTGTGTAACATCACGAACAGCTGGCAATCGCGAAGTCGGCATTCAAAAGATGCTTCAACTCGGTGCCAACATGACAAGCGTAGAAATGTGCCTATTTGAAATACAACAAATTGCAAAAGGTGACGCATTTAAGGCCATTAGTAAAATTATTAAATGA
- a CDS encoding IS1182 family transposase codes for MISKQETFNLSPYMALYDLIIPKDNMLRQINELVDFSFILDELKSKYCLDNGRNAIPPIRMFKYLLLKVIHDLSDADLVERSKYDMSFKYFLEMAPEDDVIDSSSLTKFRRLRLQDVNLIDLLIQKTVEIALEKGLLLSKMVIVDATHTKARYNQKSPKEFLQEKSKNVRKAVYQLDENMVGKFPEKPTSNEVTEELDYCRQVVEVVETQSKVAQIPAVKEKLNVLKEVIDDYENQLSYSNDPDARVGHKSADSAFFGFKTHIAMSDERIITAAVVTTGEKSDGHYLQELVEKSKEAGMEIETVIGDAAYSAKDNLQYAKSKELQLISKLNSVITNGSGQRKIEFDYNKDAGMFVCPAGHLAIRKALSKNKNKNKNPKMAFYFDIEKCKVCQMREGCYKDEAKSKTYNVTIKSIEHEEQAAFQETDAFKQLAKNRYKIEAKNSELKNPHGYKTAISAGLFGMQIQGATTIFAVNLKRILKLLNEKV; via the coding sequence ATGATTTCTAAACAGGAAACATTCAATTTGAGCCCGTACATGGCGTTGTACGATTTAATTATCCCAAAGGACAATATGCTTCGCCAAATTAATGAACTTGTGGATTTCTCATTTATTCTAGACGAACTAAAATCGAAATACTGTTTAGATAATGGCCGTAACGCGATTCCACCGATTCGTATGTTTAAATATTTACTATTAAAAGTGATTCATGATCTATCGGATGCCGACCTTGTCGAGCGTTCAAAATACGATATGTCCTTTAAATATTTTTTAGAGATGGCACCAGAAGATGATGTAATCGATTCAAGTTCACTGACAAAATTCCGTCGACTTCGTCTCCAAGATGTGAATTTAATAGATTTACTGATTCAGAAAACAGTTGAAATTGCCTTAGAAAAAGGGCTACTACTAAGTAAAATGGTCATCGTTGACGCTACCCATACAAAGGCTCGTTATAATCAAAAATCGCCAAAAGAATTTTTACAGGAAAAATCTAAAAATGTACGTAAAGCCGTGTATCAACTCGACGAAAACATGGTTGGAAAATTCCCTGAGAAGCCTACGTCAAATGAAGTCACAGAAGAATTAGATTACTGTCGTCAAGTAGTTGAAGTGGTGGAAACGCAATCAAAGGTTGCACAAATCCCGGCTGTGAAAGAAAAATTAAATGTTTTAAAAGAAGTGATTGATGATTATGAGAATCAGTTAAGCTATTCAAATGATCCCGATGCGCGGGTTGGACATAAGTCGGCTGACTCGGCTTTCTTTGGTTTCAAAACGCATATTGCGATGAGTGATGAACGAATTATTACGGCTGCGGTTGTGACAACAGGTGAAAAAAGTGATGGTCATTATCTTCAAGAACTAGTTGAAAAAAGTAAAGAGGCAGGTATGGAAATTGAAACGGTGATTGGTGACGCCGCTTATTCTGCGAAAGATAACTTACAATATGCTAAATCAAAAGAGCTCCAATTAATTTCAAAGTTAAATTCAGTCATTACAAACGGTAGCGGACAACGAAAAATCGAATTTGATTACAATAAAGATGCTGGTATGTTTGTCTGTCCAGCTGGGCATCTAGCTATTCGAAAGGCACTTTCTAAGAATAAAAATAAGAATAAAAATCCGAAAATGGCATTTTATTTTGATATTGAAAAATGTAAAGTCTGCCAGATGCGTGAGGGCTGTTATAAGGATGAGGCAAAAAGTAAAACCTATAATGTGACCATTAAATCAATTGAACATGAAGAACAAGCTGCTTTCCAAGAAACTGATGCATTTAAACAGCTTGCGAAAAACCGTTATAAAATAGAGGCGAAAAATAGTGAATTAAAAAATCCGCATGGCTATAAAACAGCCATATCAGCGGGTTTATTTGGCATGCAAATCCAAGGTGCCACAACGATATTTGCGGTGAATCTCAAACGAATATTGAAACTGCTAAATGAAAAAGTGTAA
- a CDS encoding SET domain-containing protein, with amino-acid sequence MIHPDTEIRYVSDEVGIGVFATKLIPKGTIIWIQDELDMVLDEDYIESLDEARQEYIYKYSYEDDDGYVLCWDHARYMNHSFNYNCVDTAYGFELAVRDIHPGEQITCDYSAMGEDEEFECIPEEGSSRTKITVNDYLIYYKEWDEKAAEAFKYFNKVDQPLKHLIKAELLEKVTAVANGTEPLDSILPLFIYDEEDES; translated from the coding sequence TTGATACATCCTGATACAGAAATTAGGTATGTAAGTGATGAAGTCGGTATTGGTGTGTTTGCAACAAAGTTAATCCCTAAAGGAACTATTATCTGGATTCAAGATGAATTAGATATGGTTCTTGATGAGGATTATATTGAAAGCCTTGATGAAGCTAGACAAGAGTATATATATAAATACTCCTATGAAGATGATGATGGGTATGTTCTATGTTGGGACCATGCAAGGTATATGAATCATAGTTTTAATTATAATTGTGTAGATACAGCATATGGTTTTGAGTTAGCTGTAAGAGACATTCATCCTGGTGAACAAATAACGTGTGATTACAGTGCAATGGGTGAAGATGAAGAGTTTGAATGTATACCAGAAGAAGGCTCATCTAGAACAAAAATAACCGTCAATGACTATTTAATTTATTATAAAGAGTGGGATGAGAAAGCAGCTGAAGCGTTTAAGTATTTTAATAAAGTAGACCAGCCGTTAAAACATTTAATAAAAGCAGAATTATTAGAAAAAGTAACTGCAGTAGCTAATGGAACTGAACCGCTAGACTCCATCCTTCCTTTGTTTATTTATGACGAAGAGGATGAATCGTAA
- a CDS encoding glycosyltransferase family 2 protein: MYWFSLTLFILCIVFPLYHIIGAYFGRAKKPKYITKIATSEKGMSILIPCYNEESILQTTIHGMSSLQYNNYEIIFINDGSTDQTMDVLIDLLSLEIKTDHLDIIEELSYRPIKGIYKSSKFPHVLVIDKVNGGKADSLNAGIAYASKEIVITLDADSILEKQALSIINNAFIDSNVIAVGGNVHVLQGRKLENGKFVPSLSNMKQIVRFQILEYLRGFYILKASLAKSNALSIISGAFGAFDRKVLLEIGGYRDTIGEDIDITLRIQQYILKHKGLKVLFIPESICYTEVPESWQDLYKQRIRWQKAFMDCLVKYAGVFFRTVFTNRVSFFFILDSFLTGIMASFFTVYNMIVIIFIFLDIPLKGYILFLGFSLIVNLFYVVASLMIAHDYGHRYAKKDYFYIVITVILEFLVYRFITLFIILIGSLAYFVKKDGWNKVARTGRDYTIEKASNSSV, from the coding sequence ATGTACTGGTTTTCATTAACACTTTTTATATTATGTATTGTATTTCCGCTATACCATATTATAGGAGCTTATTTCGGTAGAGCGAAAAAACCGAAATACATAACAAAAATTGCTACATCTGAAAAAGGCATGAGTATTTTAATACCTTGCTATAATGAAGAATCAATCTTACAAACTACCATTCATGGTATGAGTTCATTACAGTATAACAACTATGAAATAATATTTATTAACGATGGATCCACAGACCAAACAATGGATGTTTTAATAGATTTACTATCTTTAGAAATAAAGACGGACCATTTGGATATAATTGAAGAATTATCGTATAGGCCGATAAAAGGTATTTACAAATCTTCTAAATTCCCTCATGTTCTTGTTATAGATAAAGTGAACGGAGGAAAGGCAGACTCGTTAAATGCAGGTATTGCATATGCCTCAAAGGAAATTGTTATTACGCTTGATGCGGATAGTATTTTAGAAAAACAGGCTTTATCTATTATAAATAATGCGTTTATTGATTCAAATGTGATAGCAGTCGGGGGGAATGTCCATGTTCTGCAAGGTCGAAAACTAGAAAATGGTAAATTCGTTCCTAGCCTTAGCAACATGAAACAAATCGTTCGTTTTCAAATTTTAGAATATTTAAGAGGGTTTTATATATTAAAAGCTTCTTTAGCTAAATCCAATGCGCTTTCGATTATTTCAGGTGCCTTTGGTGCTTTTGATCGAAAAGTTTTATTAGAAATTGGTGGATACAGAGATACAATTGGAGAAGACATTGATATTACGTTGCGTATTCAACAATATATTCTAAAGCATAAGGGACTTAAAGTATTATTCATACCCGAATCAATATGTTACACAGAAGTACCCGAATCTTGGCAAGATTTATATAAGCAAAGAATTCGTTGGCAGAAAGCATTTATGGATTGTTTAGTGAAATATGCGGGCGTATTTTTCCGTACTGTGTTTACGAATCGTGTTTCTTTTTTCTTTATATTGGATTCGTTTTTAACAGGTATAATGGCTTCTTTTTTCACAGTCTATAACATGATTGTCATTATTTTTATATTTTTGGATATTCCATTGAAGGGTTATATATTATTTCTTGGGTTTAGTTTGATTGTTAATCTTTTTTATGTGGTTGCCTCTTTAATGATTGCTCATGATTATGGCCACCGATATGCTAAAAAAGATTATTTCTATATCGTTATAACAGTAATTCTGGAGTTTTTAGTGTATCGTTTTATTACGCTTTTCATTATTCTAATTGGTAGCCTCGCGTATTTTGTGAAGAAAGATGGTTGGAATAAAGTAGCCCGGACTGGAAGGGACTATACAATTGAAAAAGCTTCTAATTCGAGTGTATAA
- a CDS encoding glycoside hydrolase family 16 protein — protein MAPSRCENKTLLEIDVFEVVGNDPSKIYVVNHTESSGKLGSYSKTYSLPSFLDFHNYVIECNKHELRWYVDDELVFTSK, from the coding sequence TTGGCTCCTTCCCGCTGCGAAAATAAAACCCTTCTGGAAATTGATGTTTTTGAAGTAGTTGGCAACGACCCATCTAAGATTTATGTGGTGAATCATACAGAATCTAGTGGGAAATTAGGCAGCTACTCTAAAACCTATTCTCTCCCTTCCTTTTTAGACTTTCATAATTATGTTATTGAATGCAATAAACATGAACTTCGATGGTATGTGGACGACGAACTGGTTTTTACAAGCAAATAG
- a CDS encoding LysE family translocator: MIDNLLIFIMIATMLVIIPGVDFLLVTKNTLNYGKHAGHFTTLGILLGLTVWTILAVLGLATIVANSIILFTIIKYLGAIYLLWLGVQALLARKSTMADLLKPNQNSSVKKHTYRSCFAQGALNDLLNPKTLLVYMTLMPQFINTNNSITPQLITLAVILMVISVVWFIIIVFILDIIRGWFLRPSVQSIFNKATGVMLIFLGICVALEEKTI, from the coding sequence ATGATAGACAATTTATTGATTTTTATAATGATTGCAACGATGCTCGTTATTATTCCGGGCGTGGATTTTTTACTCGTAACGAAAAACACATTAAATTACGGTAAACATGCCGGTCATTTTACAACATTGGGTATCTTATTAGGATTAACAGTATGGACGATTTTAGCTGTTTTAGGCTTGGCTACTATTGTGGCAAACTCCATCATATTATTTACAATCATTAAATACTTAGGGGCGATTTATTTACTATGGCTTGGAGTGCAAGCGTTACTAGCACGTAAGTCTACAATGGCAGATTTACTTAAGCCTAACCAAAATAGTTCGGTGAAGAAACATACATATCGCTCTTGCTTTGCCCAAGGTGCACTCAATGATTTACTAAATCCGAAAACGCTACTTGTTTATATGACATTAATGCCACAGTTTATTAATACGAATAATTCGATTACCCCACAGCTAATCACACTTGCTGTTATTTTAATGGTCATATCCGTCGTGTGGTTTATCATTATTGTATTTATTTTAGATATTATACGCGGATGGTTTTTACGTCCATCTGTACAGTCTATTTTCAACAAAGCTACTGGCGTGATGCTGATCTTTTTAGGCATCTGTGTTGCTTTAGAAGAAAAAACAATTTAA
- a CDS encoding amino acid permease — translation MKIKLFRKKNVRKLLMQKGDVQLKKTMGAFDLILLGVGAIVGTGIFILPGTVASEHSGPAIVFSFIIAAIVCALAGMCYSEFASAVPVTGSAYTYSYIVFGEVIAWLVGWALLLEYGLATAAVATGWSGYLSSLLAGFNIEIPHAISGPFSPENGTYINLPAIFIVLVIGYLLTLGIKESTRFNTIMVGIKVTVILLFIIVGIFYVEPPNWTPFMPFGMSGVLSGAALVFFAYLGFDAVSSAAEEVKNPQRNMPIGIIGSLFICTLLYVAVSLVLTGMVPYTSLNVSDPVSYAMQLAHQSWIAGIISLGAVVGMMTVILVMMYGGTRLLYAIGRDGLLPKVMSEIHPKYKTPVKNTWIFATMIACCAGFIPLDKLTELVNMGTLIAFTIVSIGIIWLRKNKDITAGGFKVPFYPILPILSFVMCIFLISQLSFHTWIACGIWFLIGLTVYLIYGKWHSVMEK, via the coding sequence ATGAAGATTAAATTATTTAGAAAAAAGAACGTACGTAAACTATTAATGCAAAAAGGGGACGTCCAATTAAAAAAAACAATGGGCGCCTTTGATTTAATTTTATTAGGCGTTGGCGCAATTGTTGGGACAGGTATTTTCATTCTTCCCGGTACCGTTGCCTCGGAACACTCTGGTCCTGCTATTGTATTTTCATTTATTATTGCAGCCATCGTTTGTGCTCTCGCTGGTATGTGTTATTCAGAATTTGCCTCTGCCGTACCGGTAACAGGCAGCGCTTATACGTATAGCTATATTGTATTTGGTGAGGTAATTGCTTGGTTAGTTGGTTGGGCATTATTACTGGAATACGGTCTTGCAACAGCGGCGGTAGCAACAGGTTGGTCCGGTTATTTAAGTTCCCTACTTGCAGGATTTAATATCGAAATCCCACATGCGATCTCTGGGCCATTTAGTCCTGAAAATGGTACGTATATTAACTTACCGGCGATTTTCATTGTACTTGTCATTGGGTATTTATTAACACTTGGCATTAAAGAATCCACTCGCTTTAATACGATTATGGTCGGTATAAAAGTAACCGTAATATTATTATTTATTATTGTCGGCATATTTTATGTAGAGCCACCCAACTGGACACCATTTATGCCGTTCGGAATGAGTGGAGTTTTATCCGGTGCTGCACTTGTATTTTTTGCTTACCTTGGTTTTGATGCGGTTTCATCTGCTGCTGAAGAAGTAAAAAACCCGCAACGTAATATGCCAATTGGAATTATCGGCTCCCTGTTTATTTGTACATTATTATATGTGGCGGTTTCACTTGTTTTAACTGGGATGGTGCCGTACACAAGCTTAAATGTTAGTGACCCAGTAAGCTACGCAATGCAGCTTGCACACCAGAGTTGGATTGCAGGAATTATTTCACTTGGCGCAGTTGTCGGAATGATGACCGTTATATTAGTTATGATGTACGGCGGCACACGCTTACTGTATGCAATTGGTCGCGATGGTCTACTTCCTAAAGTTATGAGTGAGATCCACCCAAAATATAAAACACCAGTTAAAAATACATGGATTTTCGCTACAATGATTGCGTGTTGTGCTGGCTTCATACCTCTTGATAAATTAACGGAACTAGTAAATATGGGTACGTTAATCGCCTTCACCATCGTTTCAATCGGTATTATTTGGCTACGCAAAAACAAAGATATCACTGCTGGTGGCTTTAAAGTTCCGTTCTATCCGATATTACCGATTCTTTCGTTCGTAATGTGTATCTTCCTTATTAGCCAACTCTCTTTTCATACATGGATCGCATGCGGCATTTGGTTCTTAATCGGACTAACTGTGTACTTGATTTATGGGAAATGGCATAGTGTGATGGAAAAATAA